In Nitrospirota bacterium, a single genomic region encodes these proteins:
- a CDS encoding four helix bundle protein, with protein MKVEDLDVFKLAHELALKIYKTTMTYPEVERFGLTSQMRRASTSICMNLMEGAHRIGKNEYRHFVSIAKGSCGELKYQLMLSKDLGYLDESTF; from the coding sequence ATGAAAGTAGAAGATTTAGATGTTTTTAAGCTTGCCCACGAACTGGCTCTAAAGATTTATAAAACTACTATGACCTACCCTGAAGTTGAACGCTTTGGATTGACATCTCAAATGAGGAGAGCGTCAACATCAATTTGCATGAATTTAATGGAAGGTGCACATCGCATCGGTAAGAATGAATATAGACATTTTGTAAGCATAGCGAAAGGGTCTTGTGGAGAGTTAAAATATCAACTGATGCTATCCAAGGATT